From Ictidomys tridecemlineatus isolate mIctTri1 chromosome 2, mIctTri1.hap1, whole genome shotgun sequence, the proteins below share one genomic window:
- the LOC101962979 gene encoding vomeronasal type-1 receptor 3 has product MASSDSVIGVIFLTQTIVGFLGNVFLLCHYSLLYFTTCKLRSTDLILQHLTVANSLVLLSKGVPQTMAAFGLKHFLCDTGCKVVFFVHRVSRGVCIGSICLLNVFQAIMISPMTKWPKLKLKASRYIGPSNNLCWVLNVLMNSMVLIHVTGKWNSKNNTRKKDLEYCSAGVDNITRRSLYVVVLLSYDVLCMGLMTWASAFMVSTLYRHKKQVQHIHKTNLSPRSSPESRVTKNILVLVGIFVSFYTFSSVFASYVSIFHNPNRWLTIISALFSACFPAVSPFVLMSHKFRISRSH; this is encoded by the coding sequence ATGGCCTCCAGTGACTCAGTTATAGGAGTGATCTTCTTAACCCAGACGATTGTAGGATTCCTGGGGAATGTTTTCCTTCTTTGCCATTATAGTTTACTTTACTTCACCACATGCAAATTAAGGTCCACAGATTTGATTCTCCAGCATCTGACTGTGGCCAACTCCTTGGTGCTGCTCTCTAAAGGAGTCCCGCAGACAATGGCTGCTTTTGGATTGAAACATTTCCTCTGTGATACCGGATGCAAAGTTGTGTTCTTTGTTCACAGAGTTAGCAGAGGTGTGTGTATTGGCAGCATCTGCCTCTTGAATGTCTTCCAGGCCATCATGATCAGCCCCATGACCAAGTGGCCAAAGTTGAAACTGAAAGCTTCCAGATACATTGGGCCCTCCAACAACCTGTGCTGGGTCCTAAACGTGCTCATGAACAGTATGGTTCTTATTCATGTGACTGGGAAGTGGAATAGCAAAAATAACACACGGAAAAAGGATTTAGAATATTGTTCTGCGGGAGTTGATAACATTACAAGAAGATCACTATACGTAGTGGTGTTATTATCTTATGATGTTTTGTGTATGGGACTGATGACCTGGGCCAGTGCCTTCATGGTTTCCACCCTATACAGGCACAAGAAGCAGGTCCAACATATTCATAAGACCAACCTCTCCCCCAGATCCTCTCCAGAGTCCAGAGTCACCAAAAACATCCTTGTTCTGGTGGGCATCTTTGTATCATTTTACACCTTCTCCTCTGTCTTTGCATCATATGTAAGTATTTTTCATAATCCCAATCGGTGGCTGACAATCATCTCTGCACTATTCAGTGCTTGTTTCCCTGCAGTCAGTCCCTTTGTTCTCATGAGCCACAAATTCAGGATATCCAGGTCCCATTAG
- the LOC101962700 gene encoding cathelicidin antimicrobial peptide isoform X1, with product MRTQREGPFLEWRSLLLLLLGLMMPLAIAQTLSYQEAVLRAVDGFNQQSSDANLYRLLSLDSQSRGDEDPDTPKPVSFTVKETVCPKTTQQTLEQCDFKEDGLVKRCVGTVTLDPARDSFDINCDGPQHFKKIARLGGLLQKGGEKIGEKLENIGRKIKDFFQGLVPRLRS from the exons ATGCGGACCCAGAGAGAAGGCCCTTTTCTGGAGTGGCGGtcactgttgctgctgctgctgggcctgATGATGCCTTTAGCCATAGCCCAGACCCTCAGCTACCAGGAGGCTGTGCTCCGTGCTGTGGATGGCTTCAACCAGCAGTCCTCAGATGCCAACCTCTACCGCCTCCTGAGCCTGGATTCCCAGTCCCGGGGG GATGAGGACCCAGATACCCCAAAGCCTGTGAGCTTCACAGTGAAGGAGACAGTATGTCCCAAGACGACTCAGCAGACCTTGGAGCAGTGTGACTTCAAAGAGGATGGG CTGGTGAAGCGATGTGTGGGAACAGTCACCCTGGACCCGGCCAGGGACTCTTTTGACATCAACTGTGACGGG CCCCAGCATTTCAAGAAAATTGCCCGGCTAGGTGGGCTCCTGCAAAAAGGTGGAGAGAAGATTGGTGAAAAACTCGAGAACATTGGCAGGAAAATCAAGGATTTCTTTCAAGGTCTTGTGCCCAGGTTACGGTCCTAG
- the LOC101962700 gene encoding cathelicidin antimicrobial peptide isoform X2 — MGSKALVTLPILHDGMMDSNQIYPALEETLMNLDEDPDTPKPVSFTVKETVCPKTTQQTLEQCDFKEDGLVKRCVGTVTLDPARDSFDINCDGPQHFKKIARLGGLLQKGGEKIGEKLENIGRKIKDFFQGLVPRLRS; from the exons ATGGGTTCTAAGGCTCTGGTCACCCTCCCTATCTTACATGATGGCATGATGGACTCCAACCAAATATACCCAGCCCTAGAGGAGACTCTCATGAATCTG GATGAGGACCCAGATACCCCAAAGCCTGTGAGCTTCACAGTGAAGGAGACAGTATGTCCCAAGACGACTCAGCAGACCTTGGAGCAGTGTGACTTCAAAGAGGATGGG CTGGTGAAGCGATGTGTGGGAACAGTCACCCTGGACCCGGCCAGGGACTCTTTTGACATCAACTGTGACGGG CCCCAGCATTTCAAGAAAATTGCCCGGCTAGGTGGGCTCCTGCAAAAAGGTGGAGAGAAGATTGGTGAAAAACTCGAGAACATTGGCAGGAAAATCAAGGATTTCTTTCAAGGTCTTGTGCCCAGGTTACGGTCCTAG